In one Bactrocera tryoni isolate S06 chromosome 5, CSIRO_BtryS06_freeze2, whole genome shotgun sequence genomic region, the following are encoded:
- the LOC120776507 gene encoding uncharacterized protein LOC120776507 isoform X3: MVRKHWACLRDQYRRDVKKQVVDGVESSWIFFDEMTFIRKFLHIRYFDGSLDSEDSEIINKSVGPKKKKTCRRSYSRIIPTTGNFMTQIFSTASDHVNSDCQEQQEQQQGGDSPTKVNSTTRLHRPIKTDMDYESVDTIINNASMEPPNETVIELLEQRAQIPKNTERTHSQLGNRAEFTPNKQSHRLPPVSNVYETPRSLDIPVIEIKDEVEILAAENDTVADTTVASENSTNIMETDCSINEKNSTGFSRNTSKHIEIEKEPTDKEDDDYHFVISLLPTLRRISHDRKLKTRMEIMKAVMEAAQSNAT; encoded by the exons ATGGTACGTAAACATTGGGCGTGTTTGCGTGATCAATATCGTAGAGACGTGAAGAAACAAGTGGTAGACGGGGTTGAATCTTCCTGGATATTTTTCGACGAAATGACTTTCATTcggaaatttttacatattcgGTATTTCGATGGAAGCCTAGATTCAGAAGATtctgaaattataaacaaaagtgTTGgcccaaaaaagaagaaaacatgtAGGAGATCATATTCGAGGATCATTCCAACAACAGGCAATTTTATGACCCAGATTTTTTCTAcag CAAGTGATCATGTAAACTCAGATTGCCAGGAACAACAAGAACAGCAACAAGGTGGTGATTCGCCTACGAAAGTAAATTCGACAACCCGTCTTCATAGACCAATTAAAACGGACATGGACTATGAATCTGTTGACACAATAATAAACAACGCTTCTATGGAG ccACCAAATGAAACTGTAATTGAACTCTTAGAGCAAAGAGCACAAATTCCTAAAAATACAGAAAGGACACATTCACAGTTGGGGAATCGTGCAG AATTCACACCTAACAAACAATCACATCGCCTCCCGCCAGTGAGTAATGTTTACGAAACACCGAGAAGCCTTGATATACCGGTCATTGAAATTAAAGACGAAGTCGAAATTTTGGCAGCTGAAAACGACACAGTTGCCGACACGACTGTTGCTTCTGAGAACTCCACAAATATAATGGAAACAGACTGttctataaatgaaaaaaattcaacaggATTTAGTAGGAATACAAGTAAACATATAGAAATAGAAAAGGAACCGACTGATAAGGAGGATGACGATTATCATTTTGTGATTAGTCTCTTGCCAACATTGCGACGCATTTCTCATGATCGAAAACTAAAAACGCGTATGGAAATAATGAAAGCTGTAATGGAGGCGGCACAAAGCAATGCCacataa
- the LOC120776507 gene encoding uncharacterized protein LOC120776507 isoform X2, producing MKAFIAGDASRGEMVRKHWACLRDQYRRDVKKQVVDGVESSWIFFDEMTFIRKFLHIRYFDGSLDSEDSEIINKSVGPKKKKTCRRSYSRIIPTTGNFMTQIFSTASDHVNSDCQEQQEQQQGGDSPTKVNSTTRLHRPIKTDMDYESVDTIINNASMEPPNETVIELLEQRAQIPKNTERTHSQLGNRAEFTPNKQSHRLPPVSNVYETPRSLDIPVIEIKDEVEILAAENDTVADTTVASENSTNIMETDCSINEKNSTGFSRNTSKHIEIEKEPTDKEDDDYHFVISLLPTLRRISHDRKLKTRMEIMKAVMEAAQSNAT from the exons ATGAAAGCATTTATAGCGGGTGAtgcaagtagag GAGAGATGGTACGTAAACATTGGGCGTGTTTGCGTGATCAATATCGTAGAGACGTGAAGAAACAAGTGGTAGACGGGGTTGAATCTTCCTGGATATTTTTCGACGAAATGACTTTCATTcggaaatttttacatattcgGTATTTCGATGGAAGCCTAGATTCAGAAGATtctgaaattataaacaaaagtgTTGgcccaaaaaagaagaaaacatgtAGGAGATCATATTCGAGGATCATTCCAACAACAGGCAATTTTATGACCCAGATTTTTTCTAcag CAAGTGATCATGTAAACTCAGATTGCCAGGAACAACAAGAACAGCAACAAGGTGGTGATTCGCCTACGAAAGTAAATTCGACAACCCGTCTTCATAGACCAATTAAAACGGACATGGACTATGAATCTGTTGACACAATAATAAACAACGCTTCTATGGAG ccACCAAATGAAACTGTAATTGAACTCTTAGAGCAAAGAGCACAAATTCCTAAAAATACAGAAAGGACACATTCACAGTTGGGGAATCGTGCAG AATTCACACCTAACAAACAATCACATCGCCTCCCGCCAGTGAGTAATGTTTACGAAACACCGAGAAGCCTTGATATACCGGTCATTGAAATTAAAGACGAAGTCGAAATTTTGGCAGCTGAAAACGACACAGTTGCCGACACGACTGTTGCTTCTGAGAACTCCACAAATATAATGGAAACAGACTGttctataaatgaaaaaaattcaacaggATTTAGTAGGAATACAAGTAAACATATAGAAATAGAAAAGGAACCGACTGATAAGGAGGATGACGATTATCATTTTGTGATTAGTCTCTTGCCAACATTGCGACGCATTTCTCATGATCGAAAACTAAAAACGCGTATGGAAATAATGAAAGCTGTAATGGAGGCGGCACAAAGCAATGCCacataa
- the LOC120776507 gene encoding uncharacterized protein LOC120776507 isoform X1 — translation MDCEEYKEYRSKLIALVRKNKVLWDKTKKVRLSYAAKSKIWNSIGKELGQPGEMVRKHWACLRDQYRRDVKKQVVDGVESSWIFFDEMTFIRKFLHIRYFDGSLDSEDSEIINKSVGPKKKKTCRRSYSRIIPTTGNFMTQIFSTASDHVNSDCQEQQEQQQGGDSPTKVNSTTRLHRPIKTDMDYESVDTIINNASMEPPNETVIELLEQRAQIPKNTERTHSQLGNRAEFTPNKQSHRLPPVSNVYETPRSLDIPVIEIKDEVEILAAENDTVADTTVASENSTNIMETDCSINEKNSTGFSRNTSKHIEIEKEPTDKEDDDYHFVISLLPTLRRISHDRKLKTRMEIMKAVMEAAQSNAT, via the exons ATGGATTGTGAGGAATATAAAGAATATCGTTCCAAACTTATTGCACTAGTACGTAAAAATAAAGTCTTATGGGATAAGACTAAAAAAGTCCGCCTCAGTTATGCGGCGAAAAGCAAAATTTGGAATTCGATAGGAAAAGAGTTAGGCCAACCAG GAGAGATGGTACGTAAACATTGGGCGTGTTTGCGTGATCAATATCGTAGAGACGTGAAGAAACAAGTGGTAGACGGGGTTGAATCTTCCTGGATATTTTTCGACGAAATGACTTTCATTcggaaatttttacatattcgGTATTTCGATGGAAGCCTAGATTCAGAAGATtctgaaattataaacaaaagtgTTGgcccaaaaaagaagaaaacatgtAGGAGATCATATTCGAGGATCATTCCAACAACAGGCAATTTTATGACCCAGATTTTTTCTAcag CAAGTGATCATGTAAACTCAGATTGCCAGGAACAACAAGAACAGCAACAAGGTGGTGATTCGCCTACGAAAGTAAATTCGACAACCCGTCTTCATAGACCAATTAAAACGGACATGGACTATGAATCTGTTGACACAATAATAAACAACGCTTCTATGGAG ccACCAAATGAAACTGTAATTGAACTCTTAGAGCAAAGAGCACAAATTCCTAAAAATACAGAAAGGACACATTCACAGTTGGGGAATCGTGCAG AATTCACACCTAACAAACAATCACATCGCCTCCCGCCAGTGAGTAATGTTTACGAAACACCGAGAAGCCTTGATATACCGGTCATTGAAATTAAAGACGAAGTCGAAATTTTGGCAGCTGAAAACGACACAGTTGCCGACACGACTGTTGCTTCTGAGAACTCCACAAATATAATGGAAACAGACTGttctataaatgaaaaaaattcaacaggATTTAGTAGGAATACAAGTAAACATATAGAAATAGAAAAGGAACCGACTGATAAGGAGGATGACGATTATCATTTTGTGATTAGTCTCTTGCCAACATTGCGACGCATTTCTCATGATCGAAAACTAAAAACGCGTATGGAAATAATGAAAGCTGTAATGGAGGCGGCACAAAGCAATGCCacataa
- the LOC120776506 gene encoding uncharacterized protein LOC120776506 isoform X3, translated as MTSTSVNTTNSADEDKEHLLGNGTKTRNNTNMDSTPITATQQADTTRSLGKPKTIVQTELLSCAGQQLMKNAVSSCWQKSMQRLTNTGKAGSPSAKYFNWSYRILRRKQLLLVFAFVIFIVYLSSSMRGSDYADERIPVLHYSHVPGMKGYLVWSESCRIPDVDVHAPDIMQHFKREKYKPCSNKKPLTTVAFNATSREYVLRIEESEIKSFSKSGRIRCCYQSIMRNGTGAKADCDYRLSKCVPFKKSVSLSPSIESILVQCDSNKRNVYKNGHPLINEKPKVRERLKTWKKKDTEHGRTKPPSILMIGIDSISRVNLIRAMPKTAQYLYDNDWFELSGYNKIDDNTFPNFMAVLAGYNKDNTVTKCPPRVLGALDNCSLIWNAFREHGYVTGYGEDAADISTFNYYKVGFTKPPVDYYLRPFQLAAEHHLHKTYKSGLTFCLGYQQSAQFVLDYAIEFAARFKDQPLFGLFWANSFSHNNLSDCSSMDVVVLDYLERLARLGILEHMIVVFFSDHGLRFGPARTTASGHMEERLPFIFLWLPQYLKQKYPSFVNALSVNKNRLTTPYDLHMTLKHFLGMSERVEDKSKFLTAAEGCPNCQTLLEPVPLDRSCNDAAIDEHWCTCIPYNKVHKNSNIIQKLGNSTVNYINELVRNFRNGTVASQCRALQLHNVVSAHRSYEAFRPKDANGTALDVYRLHFVTKPNSADFEVTLRYNPETEAMHITGEISRLDSYYKDSHCISDSFVKKYCSCA; from the exons ATGACGAGCACATCAGTGAATACAACTAACTCGGCTGATGAGGATAAGGAGCATTTGCTTGGAAATGGCACGAAAACACGTAACAACACAAATATGGATTCAACGCCAATAACGGCCACACAACAAG CAGATACCACTAGATCGCTGGGAAAGCCTAAGACAATCGTACAGACAGAGTTACTGTCATGTGCCGGGCAGCAGTTAATGAAAAATGCGGTGTCCTCCTGTTGGCAAAAGTCAATGCAACGCCTCACGAACACTGGCAAGGCAGGCAGTCCATCAGCCAAGTACTTCAATTGGTCATATCGGATATTACGTCGGAAGCAGCTGTTGCTCGTATTCGCTTTTGTGATATTCATTGTTTACTTGAGTAGTTCGATGCGCGGAAGTGATTATGCGGATGAGCGCATTCCCGTCCTGCACTATTCACATGTGCCTGGCATGAAGG GTTATCTTGTCTGGAGTGAATCCTGTCGAATACCGGACGTAGATGTGCATGCGCCGGACATAATGCAACACTTCAAACGTGAGAAATACAAACCCTGCTCGAACAAAAAGCCGCTCACGACCGTCGCCTTCAATGCTACTTCACGAGAGTATGTGCTGCGAATTGAAGAGAGCGAAATAAAATCGTTCAGTAAATCTGGACGTATCCGTTGCTGTTACCAGTCGATAATGCGCAATGGGACTGGGGCGAAAGCAGATTGTGACTATCG ACTTAGTAAATGTGTTCCTTTTAAGAAAAGTGTTTCTTTATCGCCTTCTATCGAAAGCATTTTAGTACAATGTGATTCTAATAAgcgaaatgtgtataaaaatggGCATccattaataaatgaaaaaccaAAAGTGCGAGAGCGTTTAAAAACATGGAAAAAGAAGGATACTGAGCATGGCCGAACAAAACCGCCCAGCATTCTAATGATTGGCATCGATAGTATATCGCGTGTAAATTTGATAAGAGCCATGCCGAAGACAGCGCAGTACCTATACGACAATGATTGGTTCGAATTAAGTGGCTATAATAAG ATAGACGACAATACATTCCCGAATTTTATGGCTGTACTTGCTGGCTACAATAAAGACAATACAGTTACGAAATGCCCTCCAAGAGTTTTGGGTGCCTTAGACAACTGCAGCTTGATCTGGAATGCATTTCGTGAGCATGGCTATGTGACAGGTTACGGCGAAGATGCAGCAGATATTAGCACATTCAACTACTATAAGGTGGGATTTACGAAACCGCCTGTAGACTATTACTTACGTCCATTCCAACTGGCTGCGGAACATCATTTACATAAAACATATAAGTCTGGTCTCACCTTTTGCCTCGGCTATCAGCAGTCTGCACAATTCGTGTTAGATTATGCCATTGAATTTGCCGCACGTTTCAAAGACCAACCATTATTCGGTTTATTTTGGGCCAATTCATTCAGTCACAACAACTTAAGTGACTGCTCGTCGATGGATGTCGTAGTGCTCGACTACTTGGAACGTTTAGCGAGATTAGGCATACTCGAACACATGATTGTTGTATTCTTCAGCGATCACGGTCTACGTTTTGGACCTGCACGCACAACCGCATCCGGTCATATGGAGGAACGTTTGCCATTCATCTTTCTTTGGTTGCCACAGTATCTGAAGCAAAAATACCCAAGCTTTGTAAATGCTTTAAGCGTGAATAAGAATCGTTTAACCACACCGTATGATCTGCACATGACACTCAAGCATTTCCTTGGCATGTCCGAGCGTGTTGAAGATAAATCCAAGTTTCTAACTGCGGCTGAAGGCTGCCCGAATTGCCAAACGCTTTTAGAACCAGTGCCTTTGGATCGTTCTTGTAACGATGCAGCCATCGATGAACACTGGTGCACCTGTATACCCTACAATAAGGTGCATAAAAACTCGAATATCATACAAAAATTAGGCAATTCAACGGTTAACTACATAAATGAATTGGTGCGTAACTTTCGAAATGGCACAGTTGCGTCTCAATGTCGCGCTTTGCAGCTCCACAATGTCGTTAGTGCGCACCGCTCGTATGAGGCTTTCAGACCGAAAGATGCAAACGGCACTGCATTGGATGTGTATCGTCTGCACTTCGTTACAAAACCGAATAGTGCCGATTTTGAGGTAACACTGCGCTACAATCCAGAGACCGAGGCTATGCATATTACAGGTGAAATAAGCCGCCTGGATTCATATTACAAAGATTCGCATTGCATATCGGACAGCTTCGTGAAGAAGTATTGCTCTTGTGCCTAG
- the LOC120776506 gene encoding uncharacterized protein LOC120776506 isoform X2, translating into MTSTSVNTTNSADEDKEHLLGNGTKTRNNTNMDSTPITATQQDTTRSLGKPKTIVQTELLSCAGQQLMKNAVSSCWQKSMQRLTNTGKAGSPSAKYFNWSYRILRRKQLLLVFAFVIFIVYLSSSMRGSDYADERIPVLHYSHVPGMKVSTNSILNRTSTSRFNKSVAARPLLTPPADTELPFSATASSTLELVDTSVFDQTTNIVESFNDSTPQNSFTNDTYKIMRPPTGYLVWSESCRIPDVDVHAPDIMQHFKREKYKPCSNKKPLTTVAFNATSREYVLRIEESEIKSFSKSGRIRCCYQSIMRNGTGAKADCDYRLSKCVPFKKSVSLSPSIESILVQCDSNKRNVYKNGHPLINEKPKVRERLKTWKKKDTEHGRTKPPSILMIGIDSISRVNLIRAMPKTAQYLYDNDWFELSGYNKIDDNTFPNFMAVLAGYNKDNTVTKCPPRVLGALDNCSLIWNAFREHGYVTGYGEDAADISTFNYYKVGFTKPPVDYYLRPFQLAAEHHLHKTYKSGLTFCLGYQQSAQFVLDYAIEFAARFKDQPLFGLFWANSFSHNNLSDCSSMDVVVLDYLERLARLGILEHMIVVFFSDHGLRFGPARTTASGHMEERLPFIFLWLPQYLKQKYPSFVNALSVNKNRLTTPYDLHMTLKHFLGMSERVEDKSKFLTAAEGCPNCQTLLEPVPLDRSCNDAAIDEHWCTCIPYNKVHKNSNIIQKLGNSTVNYINELVRNFRNGTVASQCRALQLHNVVSAHRSYEAFRPKDANGTALDVYRLHFVTKPNSADFEVTLRYNPETEAMHITGEISRLDSYYKDSHCISDSFVKKYCSCA; encoded by the exons ATGACGAGCACATCAGTGAATACAACTAACTCGGCTGATGAGGATAAGGAGCATTTGCTTGGAAATGGCACGAAAACACGTAACAACACAAATATGGATTCAACGCCAATAACGGCCACACAACAAG ATACCACTAGATCGCTGGGAAAGCCTAAGACAATCGTACAGACAGAGTTACTGTCATGTGCCGGGCAGCAGTTAATGAAAAATGCGGTGTCCTCCTGTTGGCAAAAGTCAATGCAACGCCTCACGAACACTGGCAAGGCAGGCAGTCCATCAGCCAAGTACTTCAATTGGTCATATCGGATATTACGTCGGAAGCAGCTGTTGCTCGTATTCGCTTTTGTGATATTCATTGTTTACTTGAGTAGTTCGATGCGCGGAAGTGATTATGCGGATGAGCGCATTCCCGTCCTGCACTATTCACATGTGCCTGGCATGAAGG TCTCCACCAACTCGATACTCAATCGCACTAGCACGTCGCGATTTAACAAAAGTGTTGCTGCAAGGCCTTTACTGACACCACCGGCCGACACTGAGCTACCCTTCTCAGCGACCGCTTCGTCGACTCTTGAACTTGTTGACACATCAGTCTTTGACCAAACAACAAACATCGTGGAATCTTTTAATGATTCTACTCCTCAAAATTCCTTCACTAATGACACATATAAAATAATGCGACCACCCACAGGTTATCTTGTCTGGAGTGAATCCTGTCGAATACCGGACGTAGATGTGCATGCGCCGGACATAATGCAACACTTCAAACGTGAGAAATACAAACCCTGCTCGAACAAAAAGCCGCTCACGACCGTCGCCTTCAATGCTACTTCACGAGAGTATGTGCTGCGAATTGAAGAGAGCGAAATAAAATCGTTCAGTAAATCTGGACGTATCCGTTGCTGTTACCAGTCGATAATGCGCAATGGGACTGGGGCGAAAGCAGATTGTGACTATCG ACTTAGTAAATGTGTTCCTTTTAAGAAAAGTGTTTCTTTATCGCCTTCTATCGAAAGCATTTTAGTACAATGTGATTCTAATAAgcgaaatgtgtataaaaatggGCATccattaataaatgaaaaaccaAAAGTGCGAGAGCGTTTAAAAACATGGAAAAAGAAGGATACTGAGCATGGCCGAACAAAACCGCCCAGCATTCTAATGATTGGCATCGATAGTATATCGCGTGTAAATTTGATAAGAGCCATGCCGAAGACAGCGCAGTACCTATACGACAATGATTGGTTCGAATTAAGTGGCTATAATAAG ATAGACGACAATACATTCCCGAATTTTATGGCTGTACTTGCTGGCTACAATAAAGACAATACAGTTACGAAATGCCCTCCAAGAGTTTTGGGTGCCTTAGACAACTGCAGCTTGATCTGGAATGCATTTCGTGAGCATGGCTATGTGACAGGTTACGGCGAAGATGCAGCAGATATTAGCACATTCAACTACTATAAGGTGGGATTTACGAAACCGCCTGTAGACTATTACTTACGTCCATTCCAACTGGCTGCGGAACATCATTTACATAAAACATATAAGTCTGGTCTCACCTTTTGCCTCGGCTATCAGCAGTCTGCACAATTCGTGTTAGATTATGCCATTGAATTTGCCGCACGTTTCAAAGACCAACCATTATTCGGTTTATTTTGGGCCAATTCATTCAGTCACAACAACTTAAGTGACTGCTCGTCGATGGATGTCGTAGTGCTCGACTACTTGGAACGTTTAGCGAGATTAGGCATACTCGAACACATGATTGTTGTATTCTTCAGCGATCACGGTCTACGTTTTGGACCTGCACGCACAACCGCATCCGGTCATATGGAGGAACGTTTGCCATTCATCTTTCTTTGGTTGCCACAGTATCTGAAGCAAAAATACCCAAGCTTTGTAAATGCTTTAAGCGTGAATAAGAATCGTTTAACCACACCGTATGATCTGCACATGACACTCAAGCATTTCCTTGGCATGTCCGAGCGTGTTGAAGATAAATCCAAGTTTCTAACTGCGGCTGAAGGCTGCCCGAATTGCCAAACGCTTTTAGAACCAGTGCCTTTGGATCGTTCTTGTAACGATGCAGCCATCGATGAACACTGGTGCACCTGTATACCCTACAATAAGGTGCATAAAAACTCGAATATCATACAAAAATTAGGCAATTCAACGGTTAACTACATAAATGAATTGGTGCGTAACTTTCGAAATGGCACAGTTGCGTCTCAATGTCGCGCTTTGCAGCTCCACAATGTCGTTAGTGCGCACCGCTCGTATGAGGCTTTCAGACCGAAAGATGCAAACGGCACTGCATTGGATGTGTATCGTCTGCACTTCGTTACAAAACCGAATAGTGCCGATTTTGAGGTAACACTGCGCTACAATCCAGAGACCGAGGCTATGCATATTACAGGTGAAATAAGCCGCCTGGATTCATATTACAAAGATTCGCATTGCATATCGGACAGCTTCGTGAAGAAGTATTGCTCTTGTGCCTAG
- the LOC120776506 gene encoding uncharacterized protein LOC120776506 isoform X1 codes for MTSTSVNTTNSADEDKEHLLGNGTKTRNNTNMDSTPITATQQADTTRSLGKPKTIVQTELLSCAGQQLMKNAVSSCWQKSMQRLTNTGKAGSPSAKYFNWSYRILRRKQLLLVFAFVIFIVYLSSSMRGSDYADERIPVLHYSHVPGMKVSTNSILNRTSTSRFNKSVAARPLLTPPADTELPFSATASSTLELVDTSVFDQTTNIVESFNDSTPQNSFTNDTYKIMRPPTGYLVWSESCRIPDVDVHAPDIMQHFKREKYKPCSNKKPLTTVAFNATSREYVLRIEESEIKSFSKSGRIRCCYQSIMRNGTGAKADCDYRLSKCVPFKKSVSLSPSIESILVQCDSNKRNVYKNGHPLINEKPKVRERLKTWKKKDTEHGRTKPPSILMIGIDSISRVNLIRAMPKTAQYLYDNDWFELSGYNKIDDNTFPNFMAVLAGYNKDNTVTKCPPRVLGALDNCSLIWNAFREHGYVTGYGEDAADISTFNYYKVGFTKPPVDYYLRPFQLAAEHHLHKTYKSGLTFCLGYQQSAQFVLDYAIEFAARFKDQPLFGLFWANSFSHNNLSDCSSMDVVVLDYLERLARLGILEHMIVVFFSDHGLRFGPARTTASGHMEERLPFIFLWLPQYLKQKYPSFVNALSVNKNRLTTPYDLHMTLKHFLGMSERVEDKSKFLTAAEGCPNCQTLLEPVPLDRSCNDAAIDEHWCTCIPYNKVHKNSNIIQKLGNSTVNYINELVRNFRNGTVASQCRALQLHNVVSAHRSYEAFRPKDANGTALDVYRLHFVTKPNSADFEVTLRYNPETEAMHITGEISRLDSYYKDSHCISDSFVKKYCSCA; via the exons ATGACGAGCACATCAGTGAATACAACTAACTCGGCTGATGAGGATAAGGAGCATTTGCTTGGAAATGGCACGAAAACACGTAACAACACAAATATGGATTCAACGCCAATAACGGCCACACAACAAG CAGATACCACTAGATCGCTGGGAAAGCCTAAGACAATCGTACAGACAGAGTTACTGTCATGTGCCGGGCAGCAGTTAATGAAAAATGCGGTGTCCTCCTGTTGGCAAAAGTCAATGCAACGCCTCACGAACACTGGCAAGGCAGGCAGTCCATCAGCCAAGTACTTCAATTGGTCATATCGGATATTACGTCGGAAGCAGCTGTTGCTCGTATTCGCTTTTGTGATATTCATTGTTTACTTGAGTAGTTCGATGCGCGGAAGTGATTATGCGGATGAGCGCATTCCCGTCCTGCACTATTCACATGTGCCTGGCATGAAGG TCTCCACCAACTCGATACTCAATCGCACTAGCACGTCGCGATTTAACAAAAGTGTTGCTGCAAGGCCTTTACTGACACCACCGGCCGACACTGAGCTACCCTTCTCAGCGACCGCTTCGTCGACTCTTGAACTTGTTGACACATCAGTCTTTGACCAAACAACAAACATCGTGGAATCTTTTAATGATTCTACTCCTCAAAATTCCTTCACTAATGACACATATAAAATAATGCGACCACCCACAGGTTATCTTGTCTGGAGTGAATCCTGTCGAATACCGGACGTAGATGTGCATGCGCCGGACATAATGCAACACTTCAAACGTGAGAAATACAAACCCTGCTCGAACAAAAAGCCGCTCACGACCGTCGCCTTCAATGCTACTTCACGAGAGTATGTGCTGCGAATTGAAGAGAGCGAAATAAAATCGTTCAGTAAATCTGGACGTATCCGTTGCTGTTACCAGTCGATAATGCGCAATGGGACTGGGGCGAAAGCAGATTGTGACTATCG ACTTAGTAAATGTGTTCCTTTTAAGAAAAGTGTTTCTTTATCGCCTTCTATCGAAAGCATTTTAGTACAATGTGATTCTAATAAgcgaaatgtgtataaaaatggGCATccattaataaatgaaaaaccaAAAGTGCGAGAGCGTTTAAAAACATGGAAAAAGAAGGATACTGAGCATGGCCGAACAAAACCGCCCAGCATTCTAATGATTGGCATCGATAGTATATCGCGTGTAAATTTGATAAGAGCCATGCCGAAGACAGCGCAGTACCTATACGACAATGATTGGTTCGAATTAAGTGGCTATAATAAG ATAGACGACAATACATTCCCGAATTTTATGGCTGTACTTGCTGGCTACAATAAAGACAATACAGTTACGAAATGCCCTCCAAGAGTTTTGGGTGCCTTAGACAACTGCAGCTTGATCTGGAATGCATTTCGTGAGCATGGCTATGTGACAGGTTACGGCGAAGATGCAGCAGATATTAGCACATTCAACTACTATAAGGTGGGATTTACGAAACCGCCTGTAGACTATTACTTACGTCCATTCCAACTGGCTGCGGAACATCATTTACATAAAACATATAAGTCTGGTCTCACCTTTTGCCTCGGCTATCAGCAGTCTGCACAATTCGTGTTAGATTATGCCATTGAATTTGCCGCACGTTTCAAAGACCAACCATTATTCGGTTTATTTTGGGCCAATTCATTCAGTCACAACAACTTAAGTGACTGCTCGTCGATGGATGTCGTAGTGCTCGACTACTTGGAACGTTTAGCGAGATTAGGCATACTCGAACACATGATTGTTGTATTCTTCAGCGATCACGGTCTACGTTTTGGACCTGCACGCACAACCGCATCCGGTCATATGGAGGAACGTTTGCCATTCATCTTTCTTTGGTTGCCACAGTATCTGAAGCAAAAATACCCAAGCTTTGTAAATGCTTTAAGCGTGAATAAGAATCGTTTAACCACACCGTATGATCTGCACATGACACTCAAGCATTTCCTTGGCATGTCCGAGCGTGTTGAAGATAAATCCAAGTTTCTAACTGCGGCTGAAGGCTGCCCGAATTGCCAAACGCTTTTAGAACCAGTGCCTTTGGATCGTTCTTGTAACGATGCAGCCATCGATGAACACTGGTGCACCTGTATACCCTACAATAAGGTGCATAAAAACTCGAATATCATACAAAAATTAGGCAATTCAACGGTTAACTACATAAATGAATTGGTGCGTAACTTTCGAAATGGCACAGTTGCGTCTCAATGTCGCGCTTTGCAGCTCCACAATGTCGTTAGTGCGCACCGCTCGTATGAGGCTTTCAGACCGAAAGATGCAAACGGCACTGCATTGGATGTGTATCGTCTGCACTTCGTTACAAAACCGAATAGTGCCGATTTTGAGGTAACACTGCGCTACAATCCAGAGACCGAGGCTATGCATATTACAGGTGAAATAAGCCGCCTGGATTCATATTACAAAGATTCGCATTGCATATCGGACAGCTTCGTGAAGAAGTATTGCTCTTGTGCCTAG